The sequence below is a genomic window from Thiomonas intermedia.
TGAGGCCGCGCGTGCCTCCCGCGACATCCTGGCGCAATCGGCTTTCGATCCCTGGCGGGGCGACAACCTCTTTCCTGGAAAGCTCCTGGGGGCGGACGGCGATCTGCGCGAATTCATCCGCAGCAAAGCCGAGACCGTCTACCACCCCGTGGGCACCTGCCGCATGGGCGCCGATGTAGGCAGCGTGGTCGATCCGCAACTGCGCGTGCGCGGCCTGGAAGGGCTGTATGTGGTCGACGCCGCCATCATGCCCGAAGTGCCCACCGGCAATACCAACGCGCCCACCCTCATGATCGCCGAGAGGGCCAGCGTCTGGCTCAGGCACGGCGCCTAGCGCCTTGGACGGCGTCTGGGCACCACCCTGTGAATCGGGGGGGGGAAGGCCTGCCCTCGGGGATGGACCTGTCATTCCCGAATGACAACAATGCTGCACGCAGCCTGGCAAACATGGATTTGTCGCCTGAATTGCCAAAAACTTCACATCAGTTCTCCTGCATACCGGCGCAAAATAAACCCACCGAAGTGCGATGGGAAACCTCATCTTGAAGCGCCCCGAGATCGCTTGCCAGCGAACCCCAACGATCAGAGTGAAATATGTTCAAGATTTTTAATCTTTATATTCCCGCGAAAATGACCCTGGAGTTGCTGGTGGATGTGGCAATTTCCATTCTGGCATTCGGACTCGCAACCTGGACGGTCTATCTTTTGACTCCGGGCAGCCATGATTTTTCGTATTGGGTGAGACAAGGCTCCTATCCACTCGTTATTTATACCGGTCTGTCGGCACTTCTTTATACGGCGCTCGGGGTCTACAGAATCGATGCAGAAAACAGCCTGCGCGACCTTCTTGGACGCACTTCAGTAGCTTTTGCGTTTGCATTTTTCCCGGTTTATTGGTTCACGCTGATGTTCACCGAGGCGGGAAGTTCATTCAGGGTTCTGGCTTTTGCCTATCTTTATCAGATGGGTTTTCTGATTCTGTTTCGCTATATTCTTCTGCGCCAGTCTGCGCTGTCGGGCATGACGCGGCGCATCCTGATCGTGGGCAATGGCCGTGAAGCCCAGTCGCTTTCGCGCCAGGTTCAGGAACGGCATGGTGCCTCGTATACCATCGTCGGCTTTTATCCGACTGAGAGCGGTGAGCAGGCGCAGGTTCAACTGAATGGCGATGTTTTCGACGGCACGACGCCGCTCGAGCAGGTCGTGCTGGAAATGCGGGTGGATGAAATCATCATCGCTGTGCGCGAGCAGCGCGGCGGCGTGCTGCCGATACGCCAATTGCTCGAAGCGCGGATTCTTGGCACCCCCGTGCACAATCTGCCCACGTTTTACGAGCGCCTCAAGGGCGAGGTTCCACTTGAAAGCATGAAGGCCAGCTGGTTGATCTACGGTGGAGGATTTACCCAGGGCTATATCCGGGCCCTGGCAAAACGTCTATTCGACCTTTTCAGCGCCTGTATCCTGCTGCTCACCCTGTGGCCCATCATGCTTCTGGCCGCGTTGGCGATCAAAATCGAGGATCGCGGCCCTGTATTTTTTCAGCAGGAACGAGTGGGTCTTTTTGGCAAGACATTTCATTGCATGAAGTTCCGCAGCATGCGAACCGATGCTGAAAAAGACGGCGTGGCCAGGTGGGCGAGCACGAATGACAACCGGATCACCCGCGTGGGTGCTTTCATGCGAAAAACCCGAATCGACGAACTGCCGCAATTGATCAATGTCTTGCGCGGAGAAATGAGTATGGTCGGCCCACGACCGGAGCGACCGACGTTTGTCGATATGCTCGAGCGAGATATTCCGTTCTACGCCATTCGCCATAGCGTGAAGCCAGGGGTCACCGGATGGGCGCAGGTACGCTACGCTTATGGAGCGTCCGTCGAGGACTCCAGAAGAAAATTGCAGTTCGACCTTTATTACGTCAAGAACAATAGTGTCTTTCTCGATTTTTTTATTTTGTTCGAAACAGTGCGCGTCGTGATTTTTGGTGAAGGCGCAAGATAATATTATTTTTTTAAGAAAGAGAACGATGACAGTAGTTGCTGTAGTTGGATTGGGGTATGTCGGCCTTCCCTTGGCCGTCGAATTCGGGAAAAAATATCGCACCATCGGTTTTGATCTGTCCGTCGAGAAGATTGCGGCTTATTGCAAGCATGTCGATCCGACGGGGGAGGTCAGCCAGGAGAATCTCAGGCAGGCCACCTTGCTCGAACCGACGACCGATGCCTCGAAACTGAAAGAGGCGGATTTTGTGATCGTGGCCGTGCCGACCCCCGTCGACGAGGCCCACAATCCCGATTTCAGCCCCTTGGTCGGCGCCAGCACATCGGTCGGCAAGTATCTCAAGCCCGGCGCCATCGTGGTGTACGAGTCCACGGTGTATCCGGGGGCCACGGAAGAAATCTGCGTGCCCATTCTCGAGAAGCAGTCCGGCCTGAAATGGAAGAAGGATTTTTTCGTCGGCTATTCGCCCGAGCGTATCAATCCCGGCGACAAGGAACACACGCTGACCAGGATCGTCAAGGTGGTCTCGGGCGACACCGCCGAAACCCTCGACACCGTGGCTGAGGTTTACAGCGCGGTCATCACGGCGGGGGTGCATCGCGCCCAGAGCATCAAGGTGGCCGAGGCGGCGAAAGTCATCGAGAACACGCAGCGCGATCTCAATATCGCCTTGATGAACGAGCTGTCGCTGATCTTCCATCGCATTGGCATCGACACGCTGGAGGTTCTCAAGGCGGCGGGCACGAAGTGGAATTTCCTGCCGTTCCGACCGGGGTTGGTCGGCGGGCATTGCATCGGCGTCGATCCTTACTACCTGACGCACAAGGCCGACATGCTCGGTTACCACCCGCAGGTCATCCTGGCGGGGCGCCGCATCAACGACGGCATGGGTAAGTACATCGCCGAGCAGACGATCAAGCAGATGAGTCAGGCCGGCCTGCCGATCAAGGGCAGCGATGTCATCGTGCTGGGTTTGACCTTCAAGGAGGACTGCCCCGATCTGCGCAATTCCAAGGTGATCGACGTGATCCGTGAGCTGGCCTCGTATGGGGTGAATGTGCTCGTTCACGATCCGATTGCCGATGCCGGCGAGGCCATGCACGAGTATGGCGTCCAGCTCACGCCCTGGGCCGAGTTGCCGCGCGCCCAGGCCGTCGTGGCTGCGGTGGCGCACCAGGCTTACCAGGAGATGTCGGTGCAGCAGACGCTCGATAAGCTGCAGCCCAGCGGCATCTTCATGGACATCAAGTGCCAATACGACGCCGCCGCGCTGGAATCGCAAGGCGCCAAGGTCTGGAGACTTTGAGCCGCCATGTCGATCGAGCAACTGCTATCTGAGAAGCCCCAGCGCTGGCTGGTCACGGGGAGCGCCGGGTTCATCGGCTCCCATCTGATCGAGACCCTGCTGACCCATGGGCAAACCGTGGTCAGCCTGGACAATTTTTCGACCGGTCATCAGTCCAACCTGGACGAGGTGCGACGCCTTGTGGGTGAAGAGGCCTGGAAGCGGCACACTTTCATCGAGGGCGACATCGTCGATCTGGCGGCTTGCCAGCGCGCCTGCCAGGGCGTGGACATCGTGCTGCACGAGGCCGCGCTCGGCTCGGTGCCGCGCTCCATCGAGAATCCGCTGGCGACGCATGCGGTCAACGCCACAGGCTTTCTGAACATGCTGGTGGCGGCGCGCGATGCGGGGGTGAATCGCTTTGTCTACGCCGCGTCCAGTTCGACCTACGGCGATCATCCGGGTCTGCCCAAGGTTGAAGACCTGATCGGCAAGCCGCTTTCGCCCTATGCGGTGACCAAGTATCTCAACGAGCTGTATGCCGATGTGTTCGGCCGGGTCTATGGCCTGCAGACCCTCGGCCTGCGCTACTTCAATGTGTTCGGCACCCGGCAGGACCCGAACGGTCCCTACGCGGCGGTGATTCCCAACTGGGCCAAAGCCATCCGCGGCAATCAGCCCTGCTTCATCAACGGCGACGGCGAGACCACGCGTGATTTCTGCTATGTCGACAATGTGGTGCAGGCCAACATTCTGGCGGGAATGAGTACGAATCCCGAGGCCGTCGGGCAGGTTTACAACGTGGCGTTTGGCGAGCAGACCAGCCTGAACACCCTACACCAGTTGTTGAGCCAGGAAATCATGGCACTGGACGCCAAGGTGATCTTCACGCCGCCG
It includes:
- a CDS encoding SDR family oxidoreductase, giving the protein MSIEQLLSEKPQRWLVTGSAGFIGSHLIETLLTHGQTVVSLDNFSTGHQSNLDEVRRLVGEEAWKRHTFIEGDIVDLAACQRACQGVDIVLHEAALGSVPRSIENPLATHAVNATGFLNMLVAARDAGVNRFVYAASSSTYGDHPGLPKVEDLIGKPLSPYAVTKYLNELYADVFGRVYGLQTLGLRYFNVFGTRQDPNGPYAAVIPNWAKAIRGNQPCFINGDGETTRDFCYVDNVVQANILAGMSTNPEAVGQVYNVAFGEQTSLNTLHQLLSQEIMALDAKVIFTPPVYRDFRKGDVRHSLADIGKARRLLGYSPDFSVRAGLKTAMPWYAART
- a CDS encoding TIGR03013 family XrtA/PEP-CTERM system glycosyltransferase: MFKIFNLYIPAKMTLELLVDVAISILAFGLATWTVYLLTPGSHDFSYWVRQGSYPLVIYTGLSALLYTALGVYRIDAENSLRDLLGRTSVAFAFAFFPVYWFTLMFTEAGSSFRVLAFAYLYQMGFLILFRYILLRQSALSGMTRRILIVGNGREAQSLSRQVQERHGASYTIVGFYPTESGEQAQVQLNGDVFDGTTPLEQVVLEMRVDEIIIAVREQRGGVLPIRQLLEARILGTPVHNLPTFYERLKGEVPLESMKASWLIYGGGFTQGYIRALAKRLFDLFSACILLLTLWPIMLLAALAIKIEDRGPVFFQQERVGLFGKTFHCMKFRSMRTDAEKDGVARWASTNDNRITRVGAFMRKTRIDELPQLINVLRGEMSMVGPRPERPTFVDMLERDIPFYAIRHSVKPGVTGWAQVRYAYGASVEDSRRKLQFDLYYVKNNSVFLDFFILFETVRVVIFGEGAR
- a CDS encoding nucleotide sugar dehydrogenase produces the protein MTVVAVVGLGYVGLPLAVEFGKKYRTIGFDLSVEKIAAYCKHVDPTGEVSQENLRQATLLEPTTDASKLKEADFVIVAVPTPVDEAHNPDFSPLVGASTSVGKYLKPGAIVVYESTVYPGATEEICVPILEKQSGLKWKKDFFVGYSPERINPGDKEHTLTRIVKVVSGDTAETLDTVAEVYSAVITAGVHRAQSIKVAEAAKVIENTQRDLNIALMNELSLIFHRIGIDTLEVLKAAGTKWNFLPFRPGLVGGHCIGVDPYYLTHKADMLGYHPQVILAGRRINDGMGKYIAEQTIKQMSQAGLPIKGSDVIVLGLTFKEDCPDLRNSKVIDVIRELASYGVNVLVHDPIADAGEAMHEYGVQLTPWAELPRAQAVVAAVAHQAYQEMSVQQTLDKLQPSGIFMDIKCQYDAAALESQGAKVWRL